A genomic segment from Meiothermus sp. CFH 77666 encodes:
- a CDS encoding metal ABC transporter substrate-binding protein gives MKHILPMGFLLMLGLGSSLAQPVPVAATTGFIADMVRNVGGSRVSVVQVVPNGSDPHSFEPRPSVIQAVSRARVFFANGLGLEPFFEKLEAQLPRNARIVELADGMPNLIESGKHEAHSDEHAHHHAEYDPHLWLDPTYGIRYVEKIRDALAAVDPAGRAVYAQNASGYIAQIRQADAAVKRCLADVPQARRKLVSQHEALLYFNRHYQLKSIGTIADFAGQERGPASLARLAQAMKKENVRVIFVEPQFSQGQARALAEATGARIARIYSDAFDNTVSTYLKLIQANGQAICQAFK, from the coding sequence ATGAAACACATTCTCCCGATGGGATTCTTGTTGATGCTGGGGCTGGGCTCGAGCCTGGCCCAGCCGGTACCGGTAGCGGCGACCACGGGCTTTATTGCCGATATGGTGCGAAATGTGGGCGGCAGCCGGGTCAGTGTGGTGCAGGTCGTACCCAACGGCAGCGACCCGCACAGCTTTGAGCCGCGCCCTTCGGTCATCCAGGCCGTCAGCCGGGCCAGGGTCTTTTTTGCCAATGGACTGGGGCTCGAGCCCTTTTTTGAGAAGCTCGAGGCCCAGCTTCCCCGCAACGCCCGCATCGTCGAGCTGGCTGACGGGATGCCGAATCTGATCGAGTCAGGCAAACACGAAGCCCACTCGGATGAACACGCGCACCATCATGCCGAGTACGACCCCCACCTCTGGCTGGATCCCACCTACGGCATTCGCTACGTGGAGAAAATCCGCGATGCCCTGGCGGCCGTTGACCCTGCCGGGCGCGCTGTCTATGCCCAGAATGCGTCGGGTTACATTGCCCAGATTCGCCAGGCCGATGCAGCGGTAAAGCGCTGCCTGGCCGATGTTCCGCAAGCCCGGCGCAAGCTGGTTTCGCAACACGAGGCCCTGCTTTACTTCAACCGCCACTACCAGCTCAAAAGCATCGGCACCATCGCCGACTTTGCTGGACAGGAACGCGGCCCGGCCAGTCTGGCCCGGCTGGCCCAGGCCATGAAGAAGGAAAATGTGCGGGTGATTTTTGTGGAGCCCCAGTTTTCGCAAGGTCAGGCACGCGCACTGGCCGAGGCCACCGGCGCCCGGATTGCCCGGATCTACTCCGATGCCTTCGACAACACGGTCAGTACCTATCTGAAGCTCATCCAGGCCAACGGGCAGGCCATCTGTCAGGCCTTCAAGTAA